In a single window of the Neoarius graeffei isolate fNeoGra1 chromosome 28, fNeoGra1.pri, whole genome shotgun sequence genome:
- the LOC132875561 gene encoding uncharacterized protein LOC132875561 isoform X1, with amino-acid sequence MRTAAVRYTELTCKVPVSRQSPRHPSSQSNTATSNRDFLKWWKWESIGAACEPRCGGCRCGNCQPGGKEMTLAEEREMEMVRDGLTYVAGDHHRPEPHWHAKYPWKEDPASLPNNKKAVEATFRRTERQLAKEPEWKVAYASQVHEMVSRRAAVKLSKEVLQSWTGPVWYISHLIAPNPHSVSTPVRLVWNSSQKYSGLSLNDILIKGPDVLNPIRGVLLRFRTGVFAALGDIRKMYNSVWLEEREVHLHRFLWRDTEDAEIEEFAITRVNIGDKPAGCIAQVAMRETASLPSFNHFKEDRCVLEEDAYVDDILTSHNNLDHLKRLTSNIEQILQAGGFFMKPWIYSDQSGRSESRGEKIESNTMILPNQLTEEDNKALGLGYTIDDDKLHVMVAVNFSKKRKKMRLGQDLLKEQVREQTMFVMEVKFYKKRYSLSKALELLGLIGGDNSEVEDLSDIDDPVGDAEYQPP; translated from the exons ATGCGCACTGCAGCTGTCAGATACACCGAACTCACCTGCAAAGTCCCAGTTTCCCGCCAGTCTCCCAGACATCCTAGCTCCCAGTCCAACACAGCCACTAGCAACAGAGACTTCCTGAAGTGGTGGAAATGGGAAAGCATTGGAGCAGCTTGTGAACCGAGATGTGGAGGATGTCGCTGCGGGAACTGTCAGCCTGGTGGGAAAGAAATGACACTGGCCGAAGAAAGGGAGATGGAGATGGTGAGGGACGGCTTGACTTATGTGGCCGGAGACCACCACAGACCTGAACCACACTGGCACGCCAAGTACCCATGGAAAGAAGACCCAGCATCTCTTCCCAACAACAAGAAAGCAGTTGAAGCCACGTTCCGCAGAACTGAGAGGCAGCTGGCGAAGGAACCGGAGTGGAAAGTGGCCTACGCCTCACAAGTCCACGAAATGGTGAGCCGCAGAGCTGCAGTGAAGCTGTCCAAAGAGGTTCTGCAAAGCTGGACCGGGCCAGTGTGGTATATAAGTCACCTGATAGCCCCAAATCCACATTCAGTCTCCACCCCAGTGAGACTAGTATGGAACAGCAGCCAGAAGTACAGTGGCCTCAGCCTAAACGACATCCTGATCAAAGGCCCTGACGTCCTGAACCCGATCAGAGGTGTCCTGCTGAGGTTCCGTACTGGTGTCTTCGCAGCTTTAGGGGACATCCGCAAAATGTACAACTCTGTCTGGCTTGAAGAAAGAGAAGTCCACCTGCACAGATTTCTGTGGCGTGACACAGAAGATGCAGAGATCGAAGAATTCGCCATAACAAGAGTCAACATTGGAGACAAACCTGCTGGTTGCATAGCCCAAGTTGCCATGCGAGAGACCGCCAGCCTGCCTTCATTCAACCACTTCAAAGAGGACAGATGTGTCCTCGAAGAGGAtgcctatgtcgatgacatattgacttcccacaacaacctcgaccacctgaaacgccttacatccaacattgagcagatccttcaagcaggagggttcttcatgaagccctggatctactcggatcaaagtgggaggagcgagtcgagaggtgagaagatcgagtcaaacaccatgatcctgccaaaccaactcaccgaagaggataacaaagccctgggcctcggctacaccatcgacgatgacaagttacatgtcatggttgcagtgaacttctccaagaagaggaagaaaatgcGCCTCGGCCAGGACTTGTTGAAAGAACAAGTGAGAGAACAAACAATGTTTGTTATGGAAGTCAAATTTTACAAAA AGCGTTATTCtctgtcaaaagcactggagttACTGGGGTTAATTGGTGGAGACAACTCAGAGGTGGAAGATTTGTCAGACATCGATGATCCCGTAGGGGACGCTGAATATCAACCCCCATGA
- the LOC132875561 gene encoding uncharacterized protein LOC132875561 isoform X2 has product MRTAAVRYTELTCKVPVSRQSPRHPSSQSNTATSNRDFLKWWKWESIGAACEPRCGGCRCGNCQPGGKEMTLAEEREMEMVRDGLTYVAGDHHRPEPHWHAKYPWKEDPASLPNNKKAVEATFRRTERQLAKEPEWKVAYASQVHEMVSRRAAVKLSKEVLQSWTGPVWYISHLIAPNPHSVSTPVRLVWNSSQKYSGLSLNDILIKGPDVLNPIRGVLLRFRTGVFAALGDIRKMYNSVWLEEREVHLHRFLWRDTEDAEIEEFAITRVNIGDKPAGCIAQVAMRETASLPSFNHFKEDRCVLEEDAYVDDILTSHNNLDHLKRLTSNIEQILQAGGFFMKPWIYSDQSGRSESRGEKIESNTMILPNQLTEEDNKALGLGYTIDDDKLHVMVAVNFSKKRKKMRLGQDLLKEQSVILCQKHWSYWG; this is encoded by the exons ATGCGCACTGCAGCTGTCAGATACACCGAACTCACCTGCAAAGTCCCAGTTTCCCGCCAGTCTCCCAGACATCCTAGCTCCCAGTCCAACACAGCCACTAGCAACAGAGACTTCCTGAAGTGGTGGAAATGGGAAAGCATTGGAGCAGCTTGTGAACCGAGATGTGGAGGATGTCGCTGCGGGAACTGTCAGCCTGGTGGGAAAGAAATGACACTGGCCGAAGAAAGGGAGATGGAGATGGTGAGGGACGGCTTGACTTATGTGGCCGGAGACCACCACAGACCTGAACCACACTGGCACGCCAAGTACCCATGGAAAGAAGACCCAGCATCTCTTCCCAACAACAAGAAAGCAGTTGAAGCCACGTTCCGCAGAACTGAGAGGCAGCTGGCGAAGGAACCGGAGTGGAAAGTGGCCTACGCCTCACAAGTCCACGAAATGGTGAGCCGCAGAGCTGCAGTGAAGCTGTCCAAAGAGGTTCTGCAAAGCTGGACCGGGCCAGTGTGGTATATAAGTCACCTGATAGCCCCAAATCCACATTCAGTCTCCACCCCAGTGAGACTAGTATGGAACAGCAGCCAGAAGTACAGTGGCCTCAGCCTAAACGACATCCTGATCAAAGGCCCTGACGTCCTGAACCCGATCAGAGGTGTCCTGCTGAGGTTCCGTACTGGTGTCTTCGCAGCTTTAGGGGACATCCGCAAAATGTACAACTCTGTCTGGCTTGAAGAAAGAGAAGTCCACCTGCACAGATTTCTGTGGCGTGACACAGAAGATGCAGAGATCGAAGAATTCGCCATAACAAGAGTCAACATTGGAGACAAACCTGCTGGTTGCATAGCCCAAGTTGCCATGCGAGAGACCGCCAGCCTGCCTTCATTCAACCACTTCAAAGAGGACAGATGTGTCCTCGAAGAGGAtgcctatgtcgatgacatattgacttcccacaacaacctcgaccacctgaaacgccttacatccaacattgagcagatccttcaagcaggagggttcttcatgaagccctggatctactcggatcaaagtgggaggagcgagtcgagaggtgagaagatcgagtcaaacaccatgatcctgccaaaccaactcaccgaagaggataacaaagccctgggcctcggctacaccatcgacgatgacaagttacatgtcatggttgcagtgaacttctccaagaagaggaagaaaatgcGCCTCGGCCAGGACTTGTTGAAAGAACAA AGCGTTATTCtctgtcaaaagcactggagttACTGGGGTTAA